Proteins found in one Halarsenatibacter silvermanii genomic segment:
- the lpxK gene encoding tetraacyldisaccharide 4'-kinase, whose amino-acid sequence MDLEAGLEKLISSDNPSPVWLPLFAFLRTLAVIYGLAVAVRNFFYDKGFISSALVEPAVISVGNIVVGGTGKTPAVMALAERFQKQGYKPAVVSRGYGRNIEKPLLVSDQKSVRAGPEKAGDEAFMLASRLEKIPVVACNSKSRAASWSADNLEVDVILIDDGFQHRALARDYDLVLLDATAPFGHGHLLPRGLLREKVNSLKRADGILITRSDQVENKRLDYIKTRIKKVNADIPLCLSRYKVKSLYDPAGSHYSPELLEDSSIIAFSGIGNHEAFLQTLQELGSNIFEEVAFSDHHDYTRGDFVQKFIGKGAEKSRLLDQDSPGLVVTTEKDMTRITPEIEQFFQRYDKRLLAVEGRLEFIDEEGKEEYENFAGEMLSALEQAAAEARN is encoded by the coding sequence GTGGATCTCGAAGCAGGACTTGAGAAACTGATATCCAGTGATAATCCCTCTCCTGTCTGGCTGCCGCTATTTGCATTCCTGCGGACGCTGGCTGTAATCTATGGTCTGGCGGTGGCTGTCCGCAATTTTTTTTATGATAAAGGCTTCATATCTTCTGCTTTAGTGGAGCCGGCAGTAATAAGTGTCGGTAATATTGTTGTGGGCGGCACCGGCAAAACGCCTGCCGTTATGGCGCTGGCGGAAAGATTTCAAAAACAGGGATATAAGCCGGCTGTTGTCAGCCGAGGATACGGCCGCAATATTGAAAAGCCGCTGCTGGTATCGGATCAAAAATCGGTTCGGGCGGGCCCGGAGAAAGCCGGCGATGAAGCTTTTATGCTGGCTTCCCGCCTGGAAAAGATTCCCGTGGTGGCCTGCAACAGCAAGTCCAGAGCTGCCAGCTGGTCTGCAGATAATTTAGAAGTTGATGTCATACTAATAGATGATGGTTTTCAGCATCGTGCTCTGGCTCGAGATTATGATCTGGTACTGCTCGATGCCACCGCTCCTTTTGGGCACGGCCATCTGCTTCCCAGAGGTCTTTTGCGGGAAAAAGTGAATTCATTAAAGAGAGCCGATGGAATTTTGATTACCAGGTCAGATCAGGTGGAAAATAAACGTCTGGATTATATAAAGACCAGGATCAAAAAGGTAAATGCTGATATTCCCCTCTGTTTGAGCAGATATAAGGTTAAAAGTCTATACGATCCGGCCGGCAGTCATTACTCGCCTGAGCTGCTGGAGGACAGCAGCATAATAGCTTTCAGCGGCATCGGCAATCATGAAGCTTTTTTACAGACTCTGCAGGAGCTGGGAAGCAATATTTTCGAAGAGGTGGCCTTTTCAGACCACCATGATTATACCAGGGGAGATTTTGTCCAGAAATTTATCGGCAAAGGAGCAGAGAAATCCCGCCTGCTGGATCAGGATTCTCCAGGGCTGGTGGTGACCACGGAAAAAGATATGACCAGAATAACTCCTGAGATAGAACAATTTTTTCAAAGATATGATAAAAGGCTTTTGGCAGTAGAGGGCAGGCTGGAATTTATCGATGAGGAAGGCAAAGAGGAATATGAAAATTTTGCGGGTGAAATGCTGTCCGCTCTGGAGCAGGCAGCGGCTGAAGCCCGGAATTGA
- a CDS encoding lysophospholipid acyltransferase family protein: MSRALLLEKLIRLTHLTYRRRSPNWERARRETEEGGIFLVWHCFIWPLVHYFTLRAREEGISFVTLASMSEDGQLITDVLHRFDWRVVRGSSSRGAIQSLRKLLNELAEERRVFITPDGPKGPPRRIKPGPVLLQRKSELPMIPVGTAVDRAYTFSSWDEFRLPWPGSRISIYFGQPITELADHGKEEACRYVETRMEQAHEQAEKLLEQTS, from the coding sequence ATGAGTCGAGCTCTGCTGCTGGAAAAATTGATCAGATTAACTCACCTTACCTACCGCCGCCGATCTCCTAACTGGGAGAGAGCGCGCAGAGAGACCGAAGAGGGCGGTATTTTTCTGGTCTGGCACTGTTTTATCTGGCCTCTGGTTCATTATTTCACCCTCAGAGCCAGAGAAGAGGGGATCAGCTTCGTTACTCTGGCCAGCATGAGCGAGGACGGCCAGCTGATAACGGATGTGCTCCATCGCTTTGACTGGAGAGTTGTGCGCGGCTCGAGCAGCCGCGGTGCCATACAATCCTTGCGCAAGCTTCTCAATGAGCTGGCCGAGGAGCGCCGGGTTTTTATCACCCCTGATGGTCCCAAAGGACCTCCCCGCAGGATCAAGCCGGGGCCTGTGCTGCTGCAGAGAAAATCAGAGCTGCCGATGATACCTGTGGGGACGGCGGTAGACCGCGCCTATACTTTTTCCAGCTGGGATGAGTTTCGGCTGCCCTGGCCGGGCAGCAGAATTTCGATTTACTTCGGCCAGCCGATCACAGAACTCGCTGATCATGGCAAAGAAGAGGCCTGTCGGTATGTAGAAACCAGAATGGAGCAGGCACACGAACAGGCTGAGAAGCTGCTCGAACAAACCAGTTGA